The Novipirellula caenicola genomic interval TATTGAACAGGGCTTGTTGGATAATGCCCTCGCCACGCTTTGGGTTGCGATAGATCGATCGTGTGGCGGCGACATCAAGATGCATCAACGTCGAATCCGTGAACTTGCCGATCACCGGCAGCGCGTCGTTGACGCGATTCGCACGGATCGGGTCGCCGTTGGCGGCGATATCGAGCTGCAGGTAGGTTTGAAACGTGGTGTCTGGGTTGACACGGTATAGCAGTCCTGAAAACGGCAACAGATGGACGCTTTGGTTTTCAACCACTAACAAGTCGCGACCGCTGTGGTCGCGCAGACGAGTGTCATCCGCGGTGGGGACGCTGACGCCAAGCCCTGCACTCCAGATGTAATGTTCGTTAAAGCTCAACACCGCTTTGGGAATGATCGTCAGATTTCCGATCTCAAAGTTGCGGTCTTGCCGTGTTCCCAACGTTTGAGTGCTGCCATAAGTCGCAGCGGTGGGCAGCCGAAATTCGATCGAGACTAGATCCTCAAACAAAACCTTCTCGACCCCGAGCGTGTAGCGGCTGATATCCCCCAGTCCTCCGAAGGCATCATTGAAAAAGCTGTAGTTCAAATAAACACGATGGCGGATTGCAGGAGAAAAGTTCTCGGCGACCTTGACGCGTCGCGTGGAAACGCCAGGACCGGGAACGGGAATCGATGCCGTGCCGGTTCCACCGACTTCGCCGGTGTAACTGTAGGTGACGAACCACTTGTCGCCGTCAAAGTAAAGGGCTGGTGAATCATTCTGCGAAGGCGGGTTCGCCGCGCCGGCACTATGAACGGCCGTGGCAGTGCTGGGGTCGAACACAAACCCGGGCCCCGGCGAGGTTGGGGCGTCCGAGGTGGGTAACGGTTCGGCCAGAAAGAACGTGTCGATACTGCCGTTTCCAGAGCTATCGAATCCGGTACCCGTGGTGAAAAGGTCATTGTGCGGAATGTCGTTGCCGAATTCGAACGCGATCGTCGAATTGGGCGATCCCGCACCGCCACCGGGCAAGATCGTGCCTGGCAACAAATGAGAAAACGTTACGGTTTGCGTTCCCGCAAAACTCGAAAAACCACCGCCAAAAAAATCGCCGATCACGGTGGGGGTCGACGAGAACGACCCATGCGTCGCACCGTACTCGGAATAGCTCGGGTCGGTATTGAATTGCGTCGAATCAAAATCGCCTGTGGCAGCAGTTCCAAAGTTCGGCAGCGGATCGAGCGGTCTCTGCAACTCAGAGATAGGGGACGCCGCATCCTCGCCAACGTCCGTCGTCAACGGCTCGAGCGGAGACGGGCTGAATGGGGACGAATCGAGTTGGGACGGATCGAACGTCAATGGTTCGAGCGTCAATGGATCTCGCAGGGACGGTGCTTGGGCGATCAGCGACGGCGGCGAGCAAACACTTCCCACGGCACACACAACCGCGATCGGCAAGGCGATCCAGAGTGACTCATTGCGTCGACGGTTGGCAGACGAACAGAACAGGAGCATTGGCGCGATGGGGTGGAGGCCAGGTGGTTGCGAGTGATACCGTGCGACTACGTCGTCCGTGCGTTCCACCTTCCTCAGGCGAGAGCCATCAAACTTTTAATGCACCGCCGCGAACAGGTTGGTGACGTGCTAAGGCAGATAATTGATTTGGACCATCGCTTCGTAGTCAAACTGTTCATCCAAACCATCTCGCAGCGGAATCGACATCGCGGGCGTCACCACTAATTTGTCGCTTAGCACCAGGTGCAAACCGGTCGTGGCGTTGAGAATATTGAAGTTGCTGGCCAAATTGGCGTAGCGAAGTCCACCGGCGGAAACCACATCGGTATCTTGCAGCGTCGCGGTGTAATGAAGCTCGGTGTTCAACAGAGCTTGTTGAATCAAACCCGAGTTGCGATTTGGGTTTCGGTAGATCGACTTGGTTGCCGCCACGTCCAAGTGCATCAAGGTGGAATCGTTAAATTTGCCAAGCACTGGAAGTGTGTCACCGACTCGGTTTCCGCGGATCGGATCGCCATTGGCTGCGATGTCCAATTGCACGTAACTTTGGAAACTAAGGTCGTCGCTGTAGCGATACATCAATCCGGTAAACGGCAGCAAGTGAACGCTTTCGTTTTCGACCACCAACAAGTCTTGTCCGTTGCTCTGCAGCCGTGTGTCATCGGCGGTGGGGACACTAACGCCAACGCCCGCACTCCAGATGTAATGACGGTCATACAGCAGCACCGCTTTGGGGATGATCGTGAAATTTCCAATCTCAAAGTTGCGATCTTGACGTGTTCCAAGTGTCTGGGTGCTGCCGTAGGTGGCAGCGGTCGGCAATCGGAACTCGACCGAGATCAAATCTTCCAGCAAAACATGTTCGATCCCCAACGTGTAACGGCTGATGTCGCCGAGGCCGCCAAAGGCGTCGTTGAAGAAGTTGTAGTTCAGGTAGGCTCGATGGCGGACCGCCGGCGAAAAGTTCTCGGCGACTTTGACTCGTCGTGTGGAAACGCCCGGCCCAGGAACGGGGATCGACTCGGTGTGAGGTCCACCCACCGCGCCATCGTATTGGTAGGTGACAAACCAGTTGTCGCCATCGGTGTAGATGATCGGCGTTCCAGGCGGAGGGTTGGCGGCACCTCCGGCATGAACCGCAGTCGCAGTGCTGGGGTTGAAAACGAAACCGGGGCCAGGCGACGTGGGAGCGTCCGACGAAGGTAGCGGCTCGGCCAAAAAGAACGTGTCGATGCTGCCGTTGCCCGAGCTGTCGAAGCCGGTGCCAGTCGTAAAAATATCGTCGTGAGGAAAGTCGCCGCCGACTTCGAATGCGATGATCGAGTTGGGCGAGCCAGCGAAGCCCGATTGAATGTCGCCAGACAGCAGTTGGTTGAAGGTGACCGTTTGTGTGCCTTGGAAACTCGAGAAACCGCCGCCAAAGAAGTCGCCAATGATCGTGGGATCGAACGAATACGAACCTCGCGTGGCTCCAAAGTCCGAGAATCCTGGATTGCTGTCAAACTGGGATGCATCAAAATCGCCCGCAGTAGGACCACCAAAATTTTGCAACGGATCGAGCGGTGGAGCGGCTCCGAGAGGCGTATCGCCAGCAAAACCTCCCGCTCCCGTGCCTTGAGGGCCTACGCCTTGGGGACCAACGCCTTGGGCGGCTGGACTTTGCGGGAACGGACTCGTCGACGGCTGTGGGACTTGCCCGAGGCTAGGACTGACGCCGCATGCAATCCAGATCGTGCACACCCCGATCCAACGCAACGCGATCGAAAACGTTGTATTGGGGTGGCGTTTTAGGAGATTTAGGGGCGCAGTCATGTTTTTGTATCGTTACATCAAAGGTGGTTCGGTGTGGTCCGAGCGACCGGATTTCCCTCGCGCGACATCGAATGTAGGTCTGGCGGCTCTTCGGCGTCGACACGGAGCCGCCGCACCCCCCTTTCGATACGTTTAGAACAAATCGTCCAATTGATGCAATTGGAATCATCCAACCACGAAATGCAGGAACAGACGCCCTATCTTGCCTAGGTTGGCATTCTTGTAGCGGAACGGCGCAAGCGGCTTGTTGATTTAATGAAGTCTCCTGCAACAAGGGGTGTACGATGGACTTCCTAGTCCGTCGATGTTGTATTGGACGGACTAGGAAGTCCGTCGTGCGCCGCACAACTTTGAAGCGCCCTATCGTTTCACCGCACTCAGCGGCAAGCGAATATGGTCCAGCAAGTACGGCGGACTGGCCGTTGGGTGTTGTGACATCCCTTCGGCTTGGCTTTCTTCGGCAACTGTCCGTGAAACATACGCGATCGTTTCGTCGAGCGTGACGACGCCGTCGCCATCGGCATCAGCAGCTCCCTCGATCGCTTCGATCAAGCGGGTGGTAAATCGGCCCAATCGCGACTCGACCACTTCGGCCGCTTCTTCGTCCCCTTCGCTGGCCGTGATCGTGATCACGACATCGTTTTGCAACCAACGAAGCGCACTCTTTAGATCGTCCACTCGCATCGCCGATTGCACCGCACCGCTGTGACACGAATCGAGAATCGCAAGCTTGCGGCATGGCAGCGCCGACAAGAGTGACAGATCCTCGAACGACAAACAATTGGCGTATTGGTCGTTCATCAATTCCCGATAATCGGCATCGTGCGTGACGAAGTACCATTGGTCGTTCCGCCGATCATGCAGCCCGTGCCCACATAAATACATCACCACCAAATCGTCGGGCGAAATCGTCTCGGATAATTGCTGGACCGCCTCGGATGCGTAAATTTTCCAGAGCGGCCGAGTCGCCTGGTCATCGACCAATTGTTCCGTGGTGACGTTGTACAGTGATCCCGCCGCGGTTCGCAGCGTGTCGGCGACGGCAGTGGTGGCTCCGGCAGCAAAATCAAGCGATTGAATTTGCGGGTCACTGTAGTCACCCACGCCAATGGCCAGCAGATGCATTTGCGGTTTTCGCTGCGGTGGATCAATGCGTTCATGAGGCAGCCGAACCAACACGCGATCGATCGCATCGGTGTCGGTGGCCGCAATCACCTCGAGCTGCAACAGCGGGTCACTCGGCACACGAAAGGTCCACTGGTAACCCAAGCTGCGAATCCCACTGGCTTCGTCGACTTGATCCGACACTTGCTGCTTCGCGGTGGCAGGGACACCACTGATGAACGCCTTGGGATCGACAAGACGAGTCCCCAGCGGAATACGGATGTCGGCGCGAACGACAAGTTCATCGCCTTGGACAAGCTCACCAGCTTGCGGCGAAATCAATTCGATGTGAGGTTTCGTCAGATATTGGTTTACGATCGAAGCGTCGCCGACGGGCGGGTCGATGCGGCTGAGCGAGCGACGCATCGCCGCAGGCAGACTGCCGGTTTCCAACAATCGCCGAATCACATCAGGCCGCTCGAGTGTTTTGCGGAACTGGGCGGCACGAAAGAAATCGGGCAATTGCTGCACGCCGCGATTGACCTGCCAACCAAATCGTTGGTGTCCATTGAACGAGGCATCGTAATAACCCGCCGGTGTCCACATCGCCCATTCGCGGTCTCGGTCGACAAGTAGCGTCGCGAGCGGACGCCACGCGGGAAAGCTTGAGACGGTTTCCAAGGCACGTCCTAAACGAGCAAACCGAAATTGGACCAAAGTGTCAAACGGCACTGATAACAATGCCGCTCGGACTTCGGCAGCATCCGATGTTTCTTGCACATCACCCACCGCATCGGCCCATCCAATCGACGATAACGTGTCTCCTTCGCGAACACCACGAAAGTACAGCGGTCCTGCCTCACGCACCGACGTGGCGATCAGTTTTCCATCTTCGATTTCAAATTCGGCACCCCAGCGGTTAATGCTTTCTGAATCGGTGAACAAATTCTCGAGATTCCATATTCCAATCGTTGCGTCGTCCGAAGCGGTGGCCAGGAATCGTGTATCCGCGGACGCCGAGATTGATCGCACACGGCCGGAGTGTCCACGAAACTGACGAATCAATCGCGGTGGATCCGATTCATCACACGCGTAAACGTACAAATTGTTTCGCCCTTTTGTGCCGACCACGACTGCCGTGCCCGCCTGTTTTGCATCAATCGTGCTGATCTCAGAAAACGCCCCGTGGGTATCGGGTATCAGCGGCAACATGCCTAACGGTTGCTCATCGCGATACAGGCGATAACGAAGCTCTCCGTTCTGCTGGTCTTCGGTGCGCACGGTCCAGCGGTTGGGGAGACGTTGGTTGGGAAGGTAATGGTCCGGATTGATCTCCGCGTCGCCTTTCAGCGAAATTCCCGACAAATCAAACACATCAGTGAAATCTTTCGAGTC includes:
- a CDS encoding caspase family protein; this encodes MTSVPRKIGIRWGALLLLWIYSGVPTSAQLPSEQSLPGKGTQSTELPAESTLPGTTPSGPAVLGPLPGQLPSENQLPGIAADPQASAPKAIDGGNALPGGIQPILRLDYNGHSGGIRAIELANSPIAASDTANSDTAKNKAGETNASNDQTLLTAGEDKDLHVWRRSPLGDHPWKHHRTIRWQVQRGPRGRIYALAANGNQIAMAGHGAMGSLGEIWIVDAISGKLVRPLVDFNAGHRQVVASLAWSPGNVDADSAETKSAVLASQDVEGRVMTWQSDQDTGLWSGKTVIQPDSIAYGAEIASQIRSSRGFVPVTFRGDNELVVAHFTGLTETEKEIVAPTWQLQRMDLFSGKTSLLDQTTFAYHVRCIAAAPDGSLLVAAGADGTLAVWDFDDKQAVTRHRHIKIGGRPLFVDLDVSHQRLLVGTDFAGMRKDQAVSRLQLWDLSGDTLILRSETYPPTAIPTGRIDVPKNQAIVAVNSEIHLYDIDDEGRIAAEPGEVLDSPAMPISHVAFAKETSRYTIALTRGDSKDFTDVFDLSGISLKGDAEINPDHYLPNQRLPNRWTVRTEDQQNGELRYRLYRDEQPLGMLPLIPDTHGAFSEISTIDAKQAGTAVVVGTKGRNNLYVYACDESDPPRLIRQFRGHSGRVRSISASADTRFLATASDDATIGIWNLENLFTDSESINRWGAEFEIEDGKLIATSVREAGPLYFRGVREGDTLSSIGWADAVGDVQETSDAAEVRAALLSVPFDTLVQFRFARLGRALETVSSFPAWRPLATLLVDRDREWAMWTPAGYYDASFNGHQRFGWQVNRGVQQLPDFFRAAQFRKTLERPDVIRRLLETGSLPAAMRRSLSRIDPPVGDASIVNQYLTKPHIELISPQAGELVQGDELVVRADIRIPLGTRLVDPKAFISGVPATAKQQVSDQVDEASGIRSLGYQWTFRVPSDPLLQLEVIAATDTDAIDRVLVRLPHERIDPPQRKPQMHLLAIGVGDYSDPQIQSLDFAAGATTAVADTLRTAAGSLYNVTTEQLVDDQATRPLWKIYASEAVQQLSETISPDDLVVMYLCGHGLHDRRNDQWYFVTHDADYRELMNDQYANCLSFEDLSLLSALPCRKLAILDSCHSGAVQSAMRVDDLKSALRWLQNDVVITITASEGDEEAAEVVESRLGRFTTRLIEAIEGAADADGDGVVTLDETIAYVSRTVAEESQAEGMSQHPTASPPYLLDHIRLPLSAVKR